The proteins below come from a single Mercenaria mercenaria strain notata chromosome 3, MADL_Memer_1, whole genome shotgun sequence genomic window:
- the LOC123525577 gene encoding glucose dehydrogenase [FAD, quinone]-like yields the protein MDSLKSLSIVVCAFAVFYFFIVRSPSMPSVVTRTELHKSYDYIVIGAGSAGSVVASRLSEDPEVTVLLLEAGGDYTVNETYHVPLHFFDLQKTNVDWEYYTVPQKQSHLGMVENRSYWPRGKLLGGSSIFNSMQYTRGSKHDYDEWAELGCDGWSYEDVLPYFLKLEDMRIDNLKGSKYHNVGGYIGVSTGGVTPIADIYLKAGEEMGYKLTDYNGEIQEGWSPMQLSIRDGIRSSTSLEYLGRAIGRPNLHVAIDSLATKINIQNKQVKGVYFVRNGRKNYIEAKREVIVSGGAVNSPQLLMLSGIGPKNHLDDLNIKVVADLPVGENLQDHLLLHTFAGITEDVGITPEKVNSWKTQLQYKLFGKGILSIAGLDATAFFCSYETEQKDCAADIQFMMYGVAMSDNFLCFKDEIAKEYLFPTGSLGFSTVISLIDPKSVGTLKLKSADPFDYPLIDPQYLTDKRDIDAYVRAFRLWEKYVSTPSMKKIGASMDKMKLSFCSQYEFRSDDYWECITKHLAYTVYHPAGTCKMGRENDPTAVVDPELRVKGIKGLRVVDASIMPNVISGNTNAPVIMIAEKASDMIRGKYTVHNLKRKL from the coding sequence ATGGATTCTCTGAAGAGTCTGTCAATTGTTGTTTGTGCGTTTGCAGTTTTCTACTTCTTTATTGTCCGTTCTCCTTCGATGCCATCTGTAGTTACCAGGACTGAACTTCACAAAAGCTATGATTATATAGTTATTGGGGCCGGCTCAGCAGGATCAGTTGTGGCTTCCCGTCTCTCGGAAGATCCAGAAGTGACGGTACTTTTGCTAGAAGCGGGAGGCGATTATACCGTTAACGAAACGTACCATGTACCCTTGCACTTTTTTGACCTACAAAAGACGAATGTAGATTGGGAGTACTACACAGTTCCGCAAAAACAATCCCATTTAGGTATGGTTGAAAATCGTTCCTACTGGCCAAGAGGTAAGCTGCTTGGAGGATCGAGTATTTTTAATTCAATGCAGTATACTCGTGGTAGTAAACATGACTATGACGAGTGGGCGGAGCTTGGGTGCGACGGATGGAGCTACGAAGATGTCCTCCCTTATTTTCTGAAGTTGGAAGATATGAGAATTGATAATTTAAAGGGCTCGAAGTATCATAATGTCGGTGGATACATTGGCGTAAGCACTGGTGGCGTAACACCAATCGCTGATATTTATTTGAAGGCTGGAGAAGAAATGGGTTACAAACTTACGGATTATAATGGTGAAATACAGGAGGGATGGAGTCCAATGCAGCTCAGTATACGTGATGGAATTAGAAGTAGTACCTCATTAGAATATCTTGGAAGGGCTATTGGTAGACCAAATCTTCACGTTGCTATTGACTCtcttgctacaaaaataaatatacaaaataaacaagttAAAGGGGTATACTTTGTTAGAAATGGACGGAAGAACTATATTGAAGCAAAGCGGGAAGTTATCGTATCTGGAGGTGCAGTCAACTCGCCCCAACTGTTGATGTTATCTGGAATCGGTCCAAAGAATCACTTAGATGATCTAAACATAAAGGTGGTGGCTGATTTACCAGTGGGTGAAAATCTTCAGGATCATTTATTATTACACACGTTTGCTGGCATCACGGAAGATGTCGGTATCACACCGGAAAAGGTTAACAGTTGGAAGACGCAGCTACAGTATAAACTCTTTGGTAAAGGCATTCTTTCAATCGCCGGACTAGATGCGACTGCATTTTTCTGTTCCTATGAAACGGAGCAAAAAGACTGCGCAGCAGATATACAGTTCATGATGTATGGTGTTGCtatgtctgataattttttatgctttaaagaCGAAATCGCTAAAGAATATCTATTTCCTACAGGCTCTTTGGGGTTTTCTACGGTAATAAGCCTTATTGACCCAAAGAGTGTCGGTACACTTAAATTGAAATCAGCTGATCCGTTCGATTATCCATTGATTGACCCCCAGTATTTGACTGATAAACGAGACATTGATGCGTACGTTAGAGCATTTCGCCTTTGGGAAAAGTACGTTTCAACGCCATCTATGAAAAAGATAGGCGCAAGCATGGATAAGATGAAACTATCGTTTTGCTCACAGTACGAATTTCGCTCTGATGATTATTGGGAATGCATCACAAAGCATCTGGCCTACACTGTTTACCATCCAGCAGGCACATGTAAAATGGGTAGGGAGAATGACCCAACAGCGGTCGTAGATCCGGAATTAAGGGTGAAGGGAATCAAAGGATTGCGTGTTGTCGATGCGTCTATTATGCCGAACGTCATATCAGGAAACACAAATGCTCCTGTCATTATGATTGCAGAAAAAGCTTCAGACATGATAAGAGGGAAATATACTGTACATAATCTGAAGAGAAAGTTATAG
- the LOC123525576 gene encoding inactive pancreatic lipase-related protein 1-like has product MGVFSSVTLLTVLLGSYTNGLFFASKVCYDGVGCFHGSHPFDNSLGELPDSPDEVQVRTYLWTQQNPVEAQEINYQDIESIEDSNFDATRPTKVLIHGFMSSKDESPIIANLSVAFIKQGDFNVIGVDWSKGAKKFYPKAVANTRLVGAVVAQLLTTLKDKFQMKLENLHVLGHSLGAHVAGYVGTRIPGISRITGLDPAGPLFTKTDPVVHLDPNDALFVDVIHSDGAPLEDAGFGTLAQLGHMDFYPNGGQIQPGCPPPIKTTVEQLLTLQFTDAFDSVSCAHDRAIWYFIESVLNTNCKFTSYPCSSWKNFKARNCTTCGDIGCPVMGINSVEVPTKGTFYLQTNSHTPFCH; this is encoded by the exons ATGGGAGTGTTTTCATCGGTTACTTTACTGACTGTGCTGTTGGGTTCCTATACAAATG GGTTGTTTTTTGCAAGCAAGGTGTGTTATGATGGCGTTGGATGTTTTCACGGAAGTCATCCATTTGACAACAGTCTCGGTGAACTGCCTGATTCTCCTGATGAAGTTCAG GTGAGAACATATTTATGGACGCAACAGAATCCTGTGGAAGCACAAGAAATTAATTATCAAGATATTGAAAGCATTGAAGACTCCAACTTCGACGCTACCCGTCCCACAAAAGTACTGATCCATGGTTTTATGAGCAGCAAAGATGAATCGCCGATCATTGCCAACCTATCTGTGGCATTTATAAAGCAG GGAGACTTTAACGTTATTGGAGTTGATTGGTCAAAGGGAGCGAAAAAGTTTTACCCAAAAGCTGTGGCAAACACACGGCTTGTAGGTGCTGTAGTCGCTCAGCTTCTGACCACATTGAAGGATAAGTTCCAAATGAAACTCGAAAACCTGCATGTCCTTGGGCATAGTCTAGGAGCCCATGTCGCTGGGTATGTCGGCACAAGGATACCGGGTATATCAAGAATTACAG GTCTTGACCCAGCCGGTCCCCTGTTTACAAAGACTGACCCAGTTGTTCATCTAGATCCAAACGATGCTTTATTTGTTGACGTTATTCATTCAGATGGTGCTCCATTAGAGGATGCAG GTTTTGGAACATTGGCGCAGTTAGGGCATATGGATTTCTACCCGAATGGAGGTCAAATTCAGCCAGGTTGTCCTCCACCAATCAAGACTACCGTTGAACAACTTCTTACATTGCAGTTTACAG ATGCTTTCGACAGCGTATCGTGTGCTCATGACCGAGCGATTTGGTACTTCATAGAATCCGTTTTAAACACAAACTGCAAGTTCACATCATACCCCTGCTCTTCTTGGAAGAATTTTAAGGCTAGGAATTGCACAACATGCGGAGATATCGGATGTCCTGTAATGGGCATTAACTCTGTGGAAGTCCCAACAAAGGGAACATTTTATCTGCAAACAAACTCTCACACACCGTTTTGTCATTAG
- the LOC128555441 gene encoding uncharacterized protein LOC128555441: MAAEATGVGMTTVRKIRKESFSGEGRNEENLYPLPASSSEKVKTNRIFPDDFDCGVIRRKIREFYVMRKQLPTVGKIHKELASDIGFHGSITSLRKILRNLGYRWKKCGSNRKVLMEKPDVSRLRCEYLRKVKQYRDSGYDLVYLDETWIDTSHTAKYCWQSVEERGVAAPFNKGQRLIVVHAGGQNGFVPGAELVFKANCATGDYHHEMNGPNFEKWLKEKLLPNLRVKCVIIMDNASYHSVQSEKTPSSSTKKADIQEWLRNRDIPFGEKLTRPELLNIVKMYKPKEKVYRIDSLIKERGHEVLRLPPYHCEFNPIELIWANLKKKVGQRNLTFKLTDVQTLTHNALADIGITDWENAVSHVLAIEENYRQTELLVDDQIDQFVIPLSDESATDTASEFDSD; this comes from the exons ATGGCAGCAGAGGCTACAGGTGTTGGAATGacaactgttagaaaaatacgaAAGGAGTCATTTTCCGGGGAAGGGcgaaatgaagaaaatttataCCCATTACCAGCGTCTTCGTCTGAGAA aGTGAAAACAAATCGTATTTTCCCTGACGATTTTGACTGCGGTGTTATCAGAAGGAAAATAAGGGAATTTTATGTAATGAGGAAGCAGCTTCCAACGGTGGGAAAAATTCACAAAGAACTGGCATCAGACATTGGCTTCCATGGAAGCATCACGTCCCTTAGGAAAATATTGAGAAATTTGGGTTACAGATGGAAGAAATGCGGAAGCAACAGGAAGGTTTTAATGGAAAAGCCAGACGTATCTCGTCTTAGATGCGAGTATCTAAGGAAGGTAAAGCAGTACAGAGATAGCGGCTACGACTTGGTCTACTTAGACGAGACATGGATAGACACTTCTCATACTGCAAAGTATTGTTGGCAAAGTGTTGAAGAACGTGGTGTTGCAGCACCTTTCAACAAAGGACAACGCTTGATAGTTGTCCATGCAGGTGGTCAGAATGGATTCGTACCCGGTGCAGAGTTAGTTTTTAAAGCAAATTGTGCTACCGGAGACTATCATCATGAGATGAATGGTCCAAACTTCGAAAAATGGTTGAAGGAGAAGTTACTGCCCAATTTGCGAGTCAAATGTGTGATTATTATGGATAATGCCTCCTATCATTCCGTACAGAGTGAGAAAACTCCATCATCATCTACCAAAAAGGCGGACATTCAAGAGTGGCTGAGAAACCGTGATATACCTTTCGGTGAAAAACTAACAAGACCAGAGCTGctgaatattgtaaaaatgtacaAACCTAAAGAAAAGGTTTACAGGATTGATTCACTTATAAAAGAAAGGGGACATGAAGTGCTACGTCTGCCACCGTACCACTGCGAGTTCAATCCCATTGAACTGATTTgggcaaatttgaagaaaaaggtTGGGCAAAGAAACTTGACATTCAAACTCACTGATGTCCAAACACTCACACACAATGCACTGGCAGATATTGGAATTACAGATTGGGAAAATGCTGTGAGTCATGTTTTGGCAATCGAGGAGAACTATCGCCAAACTGAATTGTTGGTTGATGACCAAATTGATCAGTTTGTTATACCCCTCAGTGATGAAAGTGCTACCGATACAGCCAGCgaatttgattcagactga